A region from the Lentisphaera profundi genome encodes:
- a CDS encoding integron integrase, translating to MSNMQVFKSFLLKQVDVSEKNVDYYLRWVVQFADFSRRLGTSPYEKESLDQYLRSLFGRVEEWQMKQSEEAVKYYWYWRGGAKSKASDWKSEEDLQTERLESRYNEEHDDLLRSFEKAMRLQQKSYRTIQSYVSWVERYLAYAKGNYKSSDCVRDFLSHLIMRFNVAASTQNQALCSLVLFFKYVLQDDLGDISGSLRSKRSERLPIVLTVNEVRQLIDHTIGKEQLMMKLIYGGGLRKSECLRLRVKDLDFERGALNILAGKGDKDRQTLLSKNLKDITAQHLGGIRQLFERDRIDCVEGVYLPNALVKKYPNAGTEWQWFWLFPSEKLSVDPMAKKKTVRRHHNSGQMLSRVLKKNCKDLGILKHCTVHTLRHSFATHLLEKGTDLRTIQELLGHEDISTTQIYTHVLNLNQSGTQSPLDDL from the coding sequence ATGTCAAATATGCAGGTTTTTAAAAGTTTTTTGCTCAAACAAGTAGATGTCTCTGAAAAAAATGTTGATTATTATCTGCGTTGGGTTGTTCAGTTTGCGGATTTCTCTAGACGATTAGGAACTTCACCTTATGAGAAGGAGAGCTTGGATCAATATTTAAGGAGTCTATTTGGTCGAGTTGAAGAATGGCAAATGAAACAATCAGAAGAAGCAGTGAAGTATTATTGGTATTGGAGAGGAGGTGCCAAATCTAAAGCTAGTGACTGGAAGAGTGAAGAAGACTTACAGACTGAACGTCTGGAATCTAGGTATAATGAAGAGCATGATGATTTGCTGAGGAGTTTTGAGAAAGCGATGCGACTTCAGCAAAAGTCGTATAGAACGATTCAAAGTTATGTATCATGGGTGGAAAGATATTTAGCTTATGCGAAAGGAAATTATAAAAGCAGTGATTGTGTTCGAGATTTTTTGTCTCACTTGATTATGAGATTTAATGTTGCGGCATCTACTCAAAATCAGGCTTTATGTAGTTTGGTTTTATTTTTCAAGTATGTTTTACAGGATGATTTAGGAGATATAAGTGGAAGCCTTCGTTCAAAACGCAGTGAAAGGCTGCCTATAGTTCTTACGGTTAATGAGGTTCGACAGTTGATAGATCATACCATTGGCAAAGAGCAATTAATGATGAAGTTGATTTACGGAGGAGGACTGAGAAAGAGTGAGTGCTTACGTTTACGAGTAAAAGATTTAGATTTTGAGCGAGGAGCATTAAATATATTAGCTGGCAAAGGTGATAAAGATCGACAGACTTTATTATCAAAAAACTTAAAAGATATTACCGCGCAGCATTTAGGTGGAATACGCCAGCTCTTTGAAAGAGATCGAATAGATTGTGTCGAAGGTGTTTATTTACCTAATGCACTGGTGAAAAAATATCCTAATGCAGGAACGGAATGGCAGTGGTTTTGGTTGTTTCCATCAGAGAAATTAAGTGTGGATCCTATGGCCAAGAAAAAGACTGTTCGGCGTCATCATAATTCGGGTCAAATGTTGAGTCGTGTTTTGAAGAAAAATTGTAAAGACTTAGGCATTTTGAAGCATTGTACGGTACATACTTTACGACATAGTTTTGCTACTCATTTGTTAGAGAAAGGGACGGATTTGAGGACGATTCAGGAATTACTTGGTCATGAGGATATAAGTACGACGCAAATTTATACGCATGTACTTAATTTGAATCAGTCGGGAACGCAAAGTCCTTTGGATGATTTATGA